The Candidatus Neomarinimicrobiota bacterium genomic sequence AGATTTCCCGGGCAACCCCATTGAGCATGATGCTGCCACTGGCGCGGATGGAATTGGTCTTCCCTTCCCTCCAGGATGTGAAAGAGCTCTTTCCATAATCAAACTGGTCAAACACCACTACCGCATGGCCTAATTCGCCCTTTATGCTGTGGAAGAAGAGCTTCAGGATCCGATTGTTCCGTCCGGGAACAGCGGTATCTAAGGAGTTGATGTCGATGAGCATCTCTAGCCGATCCGGCCCCTTCTTGCCCATGGAGACAACCGCCAGATAATCCCGAAAATAACCCAGCACCTCGGCACTCTCGTTCTTTACACTGCTAAAGGTGATCTCTCCAAGACCTAAGGTGGAGACCGCCCCTTCACCCCCCTCGATCAGGGATTCGGCCAGCACCTCCTTCTTCAGAAAATAGATGGTCTTGGCCGCATAGACATCCCCCAGCGGGAAATCCCCCGGTGTGTAGTCGGGATCTGGATGGATGTTGGCCGGGTCGTTGTAGTAATGCTCCGGAACCTCTTGCGTCTCTGCATAGCGGAGATCGGCCCGGCCGCTGACAGGGTTGGATCCATCAAACGTGAGGCGGGTAGCCCCAAATTCCATCTGGGCTACGCCGGCCTTATCTGCGAACACGTTCCCTATGTTGCCCACGTGGCGCTCTACCGCCAACACCGGGGTAAAG encodes the following:
- a CDS encoding YceI family protein, giving the protein FTPVLAVERHVGNIGNVFADKAGVAQMEFGATRLTFDGSNPVSGRADLRYAETQEVPEHYYNDPANIHPDPDYTPGDFPLGDVYAAKTIYFLKKEVLAESLIEGGEGAVSTLGLGEITFSSVKNESAEVLGYFRDYLAVVSMGKKGPDRLEMLIDINSLDTAVPGRNNRILKLFFHSIKGELGHAVVVFDQFDYGKSSFTSWREGKTNSIRASGSIMLNGVAREISATLDVTPKNRGWVVETREPIALLISDFQFGNRVYDLMKSCNHKSIGNTVGVRVQLYFK